A region of Bombilactobacillus folatiphilus DNA encodes the following proteins:
- a CDS encoding redox-sensing transcriptional repressor Rex: MTKYQIPNATIKRLPLYYRYFQFLNDSKRDKISSSELAKAVQVDSATIRRDFSYFGSLGKRGYGYEIAPMLEFFKELLNQSQTTKVALVGVGNLGSALLNYNFSQTNNIQITAAFDNNPSLINTVVNGVRVYNVDDLATELTTQEIDVVILSVPVASAQKVADQLVEAGVKGILNFTPIRVATPDTVRVHNVDLANELQTLIYFLNNYS, from the coding sequence ATGACAAAATACCAAATACCAAATGCAACAATCAAGCGATTACCACTTTACTATCGTTATTTCCAGTTTTTAAATGACTCTAAGAGAGACAAAATTTCTTCAAGCGAATTGGCCAAAGCTGTCCAAGTAGATAGTGCCACTATTCGGCGTGACTTCTCTTATTTTGGTTCATTAGGCAAACGTGGTTATGGCTATGAAATTGCCCCGATGCTCGAATTTTTTAAGGAATTATTGAATCAAAGTCAAACAACGAAAGTCGCTTTAGTTGGGGTCGGTAACTTAGGTAGTGCGCTACTCAATTATAATTTCTCGCAAACGAATAATATTCAAATTACGGCGGCGTTCGACAATAATCCATCATTAATTAATACCGTGGTTAATGGTGTTCGCGTTTATAATGTTGATGATTTAGCGACAGAACTGACGACGCAAGAAATTGATGTTGTGATTTTGTCCGTGCCTGTTGCTAGCGCTCAAAAAGTGGCCGATCAATTAGTTGAGGCGGGCGTAAAGGGCATTTTGAATTTTACGCCCATCAGAGTGGCCACACCAGACACAGTGCGCGTGCATAATGTTGATTTAGCAAATGAATTGCAGACGTTAATTTACTTTTTAAATAATTATAGCTAA
- a CDS encoding type I phosphomannose isomerase catalytic subunit: MEPLFLRPVFQEKIWGGTQLAKRFGYSLPPRPKIGECWAISAHPHGLSYVQNGFFQGQSLAQLWQQAPEFFGYPTAKVFPLLTKILDAEDSLSVQVHPDNAYAMQHEGELGKTECWYIIDAQPNSYLIYGHSAQTLQQLNDLIDSGDWQHLLTKKPVKTGDFIFVPSGSVHALNRGIIALETQQSSDTTYRLYDYDRVDAKTGQKRALHLQQAKETITVPFVAPQLTFDTQQIGHSRIINYVKPPISPYFAVWGLEIHGDQLALTHQIGAYTLYSVIEGSGQLRIGDQTYPLRLGDHFIIPATIKNWQIQASSLHLIASEATGE; this comes from the coding sequence TTGGAACCATTATTCTTGCGGCCAGTTTTTCAAGAAAAAATTTGGGGTGGAACGCAGTTAGCCAAGCGTTTTGGTTACTCGTTACCACCACGGCCAAAAATTGGTGAGTGTTGGGCCATTTCAGCACATCCGCACGGTTTGTCTTATGTTCAAAATGGTTTCTTCCAAGGTCAATCGTTAGCCCAACTGTGGCAACAAGCTCCGGAATTCTTTGGCTATCCAACAGCTAAAGTCTTTCCGTTGTTAACCAAAATTTTGGATGCTGAAGATAGTTTATCTGTCCAAGTCCATCCTGATAATGCGTATGCAATGCAACATGAAGGCGAATTGGGTAAGACGGAGTGTTGGTATATTATTGATGCGCAGCCGAATTCTTATTTAATTTATGGTCATAGTGCACAGACGCTCCAACAATTAAATGACCTGATTGACAGTGGTGATTGGCAGCATTTATTAACGAAAAAGCCTGTCAAGACCGGGGATTTTATCTTCGTACCTAGTGGCAGTGTTCACGCCTTGAATCGTGGAATCATTGCACTTGAAACACAACAAAGTAGTGATACTACGTATCGCTTGTACGATTACGATCGAGTAGATGCAAAAACGGGGCAGAAACGGGCTCTGCATTTACAACAAGCTAAAGAAACTATTACGGTACCCTTCGTGGCACCACAGTTGACTTTTGACACACAACAAATTGGCCATAGTCGTATCATAAATTATGTCAAACCGCCTATTTCACCATATTTTGCAGTTTGGGGTTTAGAAATTCACGGTGACCAGCTGGCATTGACGCACCAAATCGGCGCGTATACTTTGTATTCAGTAATTGAAGGTTCTGGTCAGCTTCGAATTGGTGATCAAACTTATCCTCTCCGTTTAGGTGACCATTTTATTATTCCTGCGACTATCAAAAATTGGCAAATTCAGGCTTCTTCGTTACATCTAATTGCTTCAGAGGCAACAGGTGAATAA
- a CDS encoding LTA synthase family protein: MQNLNVKRILYHLVQVFLVLAVAGFFYIECQLALTGSLTHGYQALFRDMSLSPLTVRLNLLFLVVLITTLIAIIGDYWWGLATSISLLTIFLYVNFQKIVSRSEPLVPSDLQMVGQTKGLTHMVSWQSILVLVGFIVVLMILAFFLRKWTKTFWCQRHVIVWSTRIVVVLVGVVTFGLLSQAGDADSFVGRQLTVRGILNNENHQLANYYNHGTIIGFAFEIRSTPMTKPAHYNQQTMKAVASRYRRHLATTNHGKKTQKVNIVYILNESLTNPQRTQSMYPIAGNKNPMPYISGILNHPNHTEASGYMVSPGFGGGTANIEFEANTGFSNYFLRSTPYQDILPHKLYFPSVFHYLKGEGYTSKAYHPYTGIMYRRTQAYPALGIKTFKDQDKLKGLKTTQFGQYATDESAYTNFNQQQKSTKQMSLMITMQNHMPYDAKVGVKSAYKLQHSIKGDVTKTQKLQTYFQEVNESDQAFKKLVQHFQDSKQKTLIVMYGDHYPGDGIYDDLLAKNTLYSHTTPFVMAANFPLKTHHYDYFSPNYMSWHLLEQLNYPQTPFYQLLGQLYQQVPVLTQSLQMDTSDLQKLKQQGHDNLNYRVSSSESKQWTHSKAYKDYRLVEYDMTYGKSYAKKYGMFDVK; encoded by the coding sequence GTGCAAAATCTAAATGTTAAACGGATCCTGTATCATTTAGTCCAAGTTTTCTTAGTGTTAGCGGTGGCAGGCTTTTTTTATATTGAATGCCAACTAGCTTTAACGGGCAGTTTAACGCATGGTTACCAAGCGTTATTTAGAGATATGAGTTTAAGTCCGTTGACAGTTCGACTTAATTTGCTTTTTTTAGTTGTCTTGATCACTACTTTAATTGCCATTATTGGTGATTATTGGTGGGGTTTGGCGACATCAATTAGTTTATTAACTATTTTTTTGTATGTTAATTTTCAAAAAATTGTTTCACGTTCAGAGCCGTTGGTGCCTAGTGATTTACAAATGGTTGGTCAAACTAAAGGCTTGACACATATGGTCAGTTGGCAGTCGATTTTAGTTTTGGTGGGCTTCATCGTTGTTTTGATGATTTTAGCTTTTTTCTTACGTAAGTGGACCAAAACTTTTTGGTGTCAGCGCCATGTCATTGTTTGGTCTACGCGGATCGTTGTGGTTTTAGTAGGTGTTGTCACCTTTGGTTTGCTATCGCAAGCTGGTGATGCAGATTCTTTTGTGGGACGACAGTTAACAGTTCGGGGAATCTTAAATAATGAAAACCATCAGTTGGCTAATTATTATAATCACGGAACTATCATTGGCTTTGCCTTTGAAATTCGTTCCACGCCGATGACTAAGCCGGCTCATTATAATCAGCAAACGATGAAAGCTGTAGCTAGTCGGTATCGACGACATTTGGCAACAACGAATCACGGCAAAAAAACTCAAAAAGTTAATATCGTTTATATTTTGAATGAATCGTTAACCAATCCTCAGCGGACGCAGTCGATGTATCCAATTGCCGGTAATAAAAATCCAATGCCGTATATTTCGGGAATTTTGAATCATCCGAACCACACAGAAGCTAGTGGTTACATGGTTTCACCGGGGTTTGGTGGTGGGACGGCCAATATTGAATTTGAAGCCAATACCGGCTTTTCGAATTATTTCTTGCGGTCAACGCCATATCAAGATATTTTGCCCCATAAATTATATTTTCCCAGTGTGTTTCATTATTTAAAAGGCGAAGGTTATACTTCTAAGGCTTATCACCCGTATACGGGAATTATGTATCGGCGCACGCAGGCATATCCAGCGTTAGGAATTAAAACGTTTAAAGATCAAGACAAATTAAAGGGTTTGAAGACAACACAATTTGGTCAATATGCGACGGATGAATCTGCTTATACGAATTTTAACCAACAACAAAAATCTACGAAGCAAATGAGTTTGATGATTACAATGCAAAATCATATGCCGTACGATGCAAAAGTTGGTGTGAAAAGTGCTTATAAATTGCAACATTCGATTAAGGGTGATGTAACCAAAACGCAAAAGTTGCAAACTTATTTCCAAGAAGTGAATGAGTCTGATCAAGCTTTTAAAAAATTAGTGCAGCATTTTCAGGATTCTAAGCAAAAAACACTTATTGTGATGTATGGTGATCATTACCCGGGTGATGGGATTTATGATGATTTGTTAGCTAAGAATACTTTGTATTCGCACACCACACCGTTTGTGATGGCGGCTAATTTTCCATTAAAAACGCACCATTATGATTATTTTTCACCAAATTATATGTCGTGGCATTTGTTGGAGCAATTGAATTATCCGCAAACTCCGTTTTATCAATTATTAGGTCAACTTTATCAACAAGTACCAGTGCTCACGCAATCTTTGCAAATGGATACTTCAGATTTACAGAAATTAAAGCAGCAAGGGCATGATAATCTTAATTATCGAGTTTCGAGTTCCGAGTCTAAACAATGGACGCATTCCAAAGCCTATAAGGATTATCGGTTAGTTGAATATGATATGACTTATGGTAAGAGTTATGCCAAAAAGTACGGCATGTTTGACGTTAAATAA
- the groES gene encoding co-chaperone GroES, whose protein sequence is MLKPLGDRILVQVEEEKEQTVGGIVLANNAKEKPQVAEVVAVGEGEKTPEGKIVALSVKKGDQVLFDKYAGSEVKYEGQKYLVMHEKDVMAIVE, encoded by the coding sequence TTGTTAAAGCCATTAGGTGATCGTATTCTGGTACAAGTTGAAGAAGAAAAAGAACAAACAGTTGGTGGGATTGTTTTAGCCAATAATGCTAAAGAAAAGCCCCAAGTTGCTGAAGTTGTTGCTGTCGGCGAAGGTGAAAAGACGCCTGAAGGCAAGATTGTGGCTTTAAGCGTTAAAAAGGGCGACCAAGTTCTTTTTGACAAATACGCCGGTTCAGAAGTTAAGTATGAAGGCCAAAAATATCTTGTTATGCATGAAAAAGATGTCATGGCAATTGTTGAATAA
- the groL gene encoding chaperonin GroEL (60 kDa chaperone family; promotes refolding of misfolded polypeptides especially under stressful conditions; forms two stacked rings of heptamers to form a barrel-shaped 14mer; ends can be capped by GroES; misfolded proteins enter the barrel where they are refolded when GroES binds): protein MTKEIKFSEDARAKMLDGVNKLADTVKTTIGPKGRNVVLEQSYGSPNITNDGVTIAKDIELEDHFENMGAKLVSEVASKTNDIAGDGTTTATVLAQSIIQEGMKNVTAGANPVGIRNGIEKATQTAVDELRKISHEVSGRDQIAQVAAVSSANTKVGELIADAMEKVGHDGVITIEESKGIETTSDVVEGMQFDRGYLSQYMVTDNDKMEADLENPYILITDKKISNIQDILPLLQSIVQQGKSLLIIADDVDGEALPTLVLNKVRGTFNVVAVKAPGFGDRRKEQLEDIAILTGGTVITSDLGLELKDTTIDQLGQAGRVTVTKDNTTIVQGSGAKDAIDDRVDFIKKQIDDTTSDFDREKLQERLAKLAGGVGVIKVGAATETELKERKYRIEDALNATRAAVEEGYVAGGGTALMNVIPAVAKLADSETGDVKTGINIVKRALEAPVRQIAENAGKEGSVIVEHMKDQDVEIGYNADTDKWVNMIEVGIIDPTKVTRSALQNAASVSALILTTEAVVADKPEPAAPAPAADPNAGMGGMM from the coding sequence ATGACTAAGGAAATTAAGTTTTCAGAAGATGCTCGAGCTAAAATGCTTGATGGTGTCAATAAATTAGCAGATACAGTAAAGACAACCATTGGTCCTAAGGGACGTAATGTTGTGTTGGAACAATCTTATGGTTCACCTAACATCACTAATGATGGTGTGACGATTGCCAAAGATATTGAATTAGAAGATCATTTTGAAAATATGGGTGCTAAATTAGTTTCCGAAGTTGCTTCCAAAACTAATGATATTGCTGGTGACGGAACAACAACGGCTACAGTTTTAGCTCAATCCATTATTCAAGAAGGTATGAAGAATGTAACCGCTGGTGCTAATCCGGTTGGTATTCGCAATGGTATTGAAAAAGCTACACAAACTGCTGTTGACGAATTACGGAAAATTTCTCACGAAGTTAGTGGTCGTGACCAAATTGCCCAAGTAGCTGCTGTTTCTTCTGCTAACACTAAAGTCGGTGAATTGATCGCTGATGCCATGGAAAAAGTTGGTCATGATGGTGTTATTACGATCGAAGAATCCAAGGGAATTGAAACAACTTCTGATGTTGTTGAAGGTATGCAATTTGATCGTGGTTACTTGTCACAATATATGGTAACTGACAATGACAAGATGGAAGCTGATTTAGAAAATCCTTATATCTTGATCACGGACAAGAAGATTTCGAATATTCAAGATATTTTACCTTTATTGCAATCCATTGTACAACAAGGAAAATCATTGTTGATTATTGCTGATGACGTTGATGGTGAAGCTTTACCAACTTTAGTGTTGAATAAAGTTCGTGGTACATTCAATGTTGTTGCTGTCAAGGCACCTGGTTTTGGTGATCGTCGTAAAGAACAATTGGAAGATATTGCCATTTTAACTGGTGGGACTGTGATTACGTCTGACTTAGGCTTAGAATTAAAAGACACGACAATTGATCAATTAGGTCAGGCTGGTCGAGTTACAGTAACTAAGGATAATACGACAATTGTACAAGGTTCTGGTGCTAAAGATGCGATTGACGATCGTGTTGATTTCATTAAGAAGCAAATTGATGATACAACATCTGATTTTGATCGTGAAAAATTACAAGAACGCTTGGCTAAATTAGCTGGTGGTGTTGGTGTGATTAAAGTTGGTGCGGCTACCGAAACCGAATTAAAGGAACGTAAATACCGCATTGAAGATGCTTTGAATGCGACGCGCGCTGCCGTTGAAGAAGGCTATGTTGCTGGTGGTGGTACAGCTTTGATGAATGTCATTCCGGCGGTTGCTAAATTAGCTGATAGTGAAACTGGCGACGTTAAAACTGGTATTAACATTGTAAAACGTGCTTTAGAAGCACCGGTTCGGCAAATTGCAGAAAATGCTGGTAAAGAAGGTTCTGTGATTGTTGAGCATATGAAAGATCAAGATGTTGAAATTGGCTATAATGCAGACACTGATAAATGGGTCAACATGATCGAAGTTGGTATTATTGATCCAACCAAAGTTACTCGTTCAGCTTTACAGAACGCTGCTAGTGTTTCCGCTTTGATTTTGACAACCGAAGCAGTTGTTGCTGATAAACCAGAACCTGCTGCTCCAGCGCCAGCTGCTGATCCTAATGCTGGTATGGGCGGTATGATGTAA
- a CDS encoding TIGR00282 family metallophosphoesterase, whose amino-acid sequence MRLIFVGDVMGQLGIQTLQTYLPQIKAKWRPQVTIVNGENAANGRGIKEKQFKEILKAGADVITLGNHAFDQSEVQDLLQKNDNLIRPANYPGNAVPGSGVTVKQVNQEHLAVINLQGRAMMNPLDDPFQKAQEIIGALPKETKIFVDFHAEATSEKAALAYYLDGRIDALVGTHTHVQTNDARTLSNGTVFLTDVGMTGDYDGIIGVKSASSVRRFLTQRPTRYELAEHSRMQINYCVVDLSQTNKIQACQINPDQPFI is encoded by the coding sequence ATGAGACTGATTTTTGTTGGGGATGTCATGGGACAATTGGGCATTCAAACATTACAAACATATTTGCCACAAATCAAAGCTAAATGGCGACCGCAAGTAACCATTGTGAATGGGGAGAATGCGGCTAATGGGCGTGGAATTAAAGAAAAACAATTTAAGGAAATTTTAAAAGCAGGCGCTGACGTAATTACATTAGGGAATCATGCTTTTGACCAAAGTGAAGTGCAGGATTTGTTGCAGAAAAATGATAATTTGATTCGGCCTGCTAATTATCCGGGGAATGCCGTGCCAGGCAGTGGCGTTACTGTGAAACAAGTTAATCAAGAACATTTAGCTGTCATTAATTTGCAAGGTCGAGCCATGATGAATCCGCTGGATGATCCTTTTCAAAAAGCACAAGAAATTATTGGTGCGCTGCCAAAAGAGACCAAAATTTTTGTGGACTTTCATGCTGAAGCCACTAGTGAAAAAGCTGCTTTGGCTTATTATTTAGATGGCAGGATAGATGCCTTAGTAGGTACGCACACGCATGTCCAGACTAACGACGCGCGGACGTTATCGAATGGAACGGTCTTTTTAACTGATGTGGGAATGACCGGTGATTATGATGGCATTATTGGCGTTAAGAGTGCTAGCAGTGTGCGGCGGTTTTTGACACAACGACCGACACGCTATGAATTGGCGGAGCATAGCCGGATGCAAATTAATTATTGTGTTGTGGATTTATCGCAAACAAACAAGATTCAAGCATGTCAAATTAATCCAGATCAACCATTTATTTAA
- the mutS gene encoding DNA mismatch repair protein MutS, which yields MPQTTKETPMMQQYLKIKKDYPDAFLFYRIGDFYEMFYDDAVKGAQLLELTLTARNKNAADPIPMCGVPHHAAQSYIDVLVDKGYKVAVCEQLEDPKDARGMVKRGIIKLVTPGTSLEDKPNQSHENNYLAAIVVKKQTYGFAYTDLSTGEVKVTKLQSWEQVQNELLNLRSKEVVVASDLPTERQQQLQKLGLLVSTEDPQQSFAEVQFVTQSVQDDTQKQAITYLISYLVETQKRSLAHLQIAQVYQNSKYLQMDHNVQSNLELFRSLRTGEKTGTLAWLLDATKTAMGSRLLKQWLQRPLLDVEQLKQRQSIVQIFLDNFFQRGNLQDNLTKVYDLERLAGRVSFGNVNGRDLIQLVTSLEQVPQIKATLLDLHEPLIDDLLSQMPECQDVVDLIEAAIVDDPPISITEGNLIRDGYNQQLDDYRDAMKNGKSWLVKLQADEQAATGIKNLKIGFNRVFGYYIEVTNANKDQVPLDRYQRKQTLTNAERYITPELKEKEHLILESEEKSTLLEHHLFTEVRQQVKTQIERIQKLAQILAQLDVLQGFAVVSEAQHYVRPQFTEQHEVQIVNGRHPVVEKVLGKQHYIPNDVQMRDQTDILLITGPNMSGKSTYMRQMALIVIMAQIGCFVPADEATLPIFDQIFTRIGAADDLIAGNSTFMVEMMEANDALQHATQNSLIIFDEIGRGTATYDGMALAQAIIEYLDKVVHAKTFFSTHYHELTALEADLTTVQNVHVDATEENGQLVFLHKVLAGPADKSYGIHVAKLASLPTKLLKRAQTILDKLEQKNTTTLPAQSVSEPQPTPTSEVDQLALFDAPSLDINQDLLEELKKANLLKMTPLEALNFLDKLQTELQA from the coding sequence ATGCCACAAACCACTAAAGAGACACCGATGATGCAACAATATTTAAAAATTAAAAAAGATTATCCGGATGCGTTTTTGTTTTACCGGATTGGTGATTTTTACGAAATGTTCTACGATGATGCTGTCAAAGGTGCCCAACTTTTGGAGTTGACCCTAACGGCACGTAATAAAAATGCTGCGGATCCTATTCCCATGTGTGGTGTGCCCCACCATGCGGCACAAAGCTATATTGATGTTTTAGTTGATAAAGGCTATAAAGTAGCTGTTTGTGAGCAATTAGAGGATCCTAAAGACGCCAGGGGCATGGTTAAAAGGGGCATTATTAAATTAGTAACGCCGGGGACCAGTTTAGAGGATAAACCTAATCAAAGTCATGAAAATAATTATTTGGCAGCAATTGTTGTTAAAAAGCAAACTTATGGTTTTGCATATACAGATTTATCCACAGGCGAAGTAAAGGTCACCAAGTTACAGAGTTGGGAACAGGTTCAAAATGAATTACTTAATTTACGCTCTAAAGAAGTCGTCGTAGCGTCGGATTTACCTACGGAGCGTCAACAACAATTACAAAAATTAGGGTTATTAGTATCCACGGAAGACCCCCAGCAAAGTTTTGCGGAGGTTCAATTTGTGACGCAATCAGTACAGGATGACACCCAAAAGCAGGCTATTACTTATTTGATTTCGTACTTGGTGGAAACACAAAAACGTTCACTAGCTCATTTGCAGATTGCGCAAGTTTATCAAAATAGTAAATATTTACAGATGGATCACAATGTGCAAAGTAATCTGGAATTATTTCGGTCGTTACGCACTGGGGAAAAAACAGGTACTTTGGCTTGGTTGTTAGATGCGACTAAAACGGCGATGGGCAGTCGGTTGTTGAAGCAGTGGTTACAACGTCCATTATTAGATGTGGAACAATTAAAGCAGCGCCAAAGTATCGTGCAAATTTTCTTAGATAATTTTTTTCAACGAGGAAATTTGCAGGACAATTTGACCAAGGTCTATGATTTGGAACGCTTAGCGGGTCGCGTTTCCTTTGGCAATGTGAACGGTCGTGATTTAATCCAGTTAGTCACATCCTTGGAACAAGTGCCGCAAATCAAGGCTACATTATTAGATTTGCATGAACCATTGATAGACGATTTATTAAGTCAAATGCCCGAATGCCAAGATGTGGTGGACCTAATTGAAGCGGCGATTGTCGATGATCCGCCCATTTCTATCACGGAAGGTAATTTGATTCGCGACGGCTATAATCAGCAATTGGACGATTACCGTGATGCGATGAAAAATGGCAAATCTTGGTTAGTCAAATTACAGGCCGACGAGCAAGCAGCCACAGGGATTAAAAATTTAAAAATTGGTTTCAATCGTGTTTTTGGTTATTATATTGAAGTTACCAATGCTAATAAGGATCAGGTACCGCTAGATCGGTATCAACGCAAACAGACTTTAACGAATGCAGAACGATATATTACACCGGAACTCAAGGAAAAAGAGCATCTGATTTTGGAATCAGAGGAAAAATCTACTTTGCTGGAACACCATTTATTTACGGAAGTGCGTCAGCAAGTCAAAACACAAATTGAACGAATTCAAAAGTTAGCGCAAATTTTAGCACAATTAGATGTTTTACAAGGTTTTGCAGTGGTTAGTGAAGCTCAACATTATGTTCGTCCGCAGTTTACCGAGCAACACGAAGTTCAGATTGTTAATGGACGACACCCAGTTGTGGAAAAGGTCTTAGGGAAACAGCACTATATTCCTAATGATGTACAAATGCGCGATCAAACGGATATTTTGTTGATCACGGGACCGAATATGTCCGGGAAAAGTACGTATATGCGCCAAATGGCACTCATTGTCATTATGGCTCAAATTGGATGCTTTGTGCCGGCAGATGAAGCTACTTTACCAATCTTTGACCAAATTTTTACGCGGATTGGGGCAGCAGATGATTTAATTGCTGGGAACTCTACTTTTATGGTGGAAATGATGGAAGCTAATGATGCTTTGCAGCATGCTACCCAAAATTCGCTAATCATCTTTGATGAAATTGGGCGTGGAACGGCGACTTATGATGGCATGGCGTTGGCTCAAGCAATTATTGAGTATCTGGATAAAGTTGTCCATGCTAAAACGTTTTTTTCCACACATTATCATGAATTAACAGCGTTGGAAGCGGATTTAACCACAGTTCAAAATGTCCACGTCGATGCGACTGAAGAAAATGGACAATTAGTCTTTTTGCACAAGGTTTTGGCAGGTCCAGCGGACAAATCTTACGGAATTCACGTAGCCAAATTAGCAAGTTTGCCGACAAAACTATTAAAACGTGCACAAACTATTTTGGATAAATTGGAACAAAAAAATACAACAACTTTGCCGGCGCAATCCGTCTCAGAACCACAGCCAACCCCAACTTCAGAAGTGGACCAATTGGCGTTGTTTGATGCCCCTAGTTTAGACATTAATCAGGATTTGTTAGAAGAACTGAAAAAGGCTAACTTGTTAAAAATGACGCCGTTAGAAGCATTGAACTTTTTAGATAAGTTGCAGACGGAATTACAAGCGTAA
- the mutL gene encoding DNA mismatch repair endonuclease MutL yields the protein MAQIQKLTPTLSNQIAAGEVIERPASVVKELVENALDANASQIDIQIKDAGVTQITVADNGTGIASDQVELAFLPHATSKINSTQDLFNVKTLGFRGEALASIAAVAKVRIITSIDAKSGTQLEIIGGEFQAPMTVAATKGTIITVEDLFYNTPVRLKYIKTLNTELKQVVDIVNRLALGHAKVAFTLTNEKKTLIRTSGNGDVQQAMAGIYGRKTAADLVACQAQDADFTIKGYTSLPKQTRANRNYLSLLVNGRYINNYQLSQAWLAGYGSKLMVGRYPLGVLQITAAPLLVDVNVHPTKREVRLSKEQQLAALVEQAVSQALESLNLIPDVPVDLTHKKQPVLTPLTLHQIAEPAGPPQVTEQSLIAPDALHWTSIFDDPKHLKEWDERLQQATPVCPSSPQVPDFAAQLETNAGQPTFPQLQFLAQIHETYLVAQSSDGFYLVDQHAAQERVKYEQYRVQMGQVSAYQQKLLVPLILDYSNADTVTLSDHLDLLKQVGVEIAPFGQNSFVVTAHPAWIPADQEEATIREMIDYILQDGKIDIAKFREQTAITMSCKLSIKANHHLDQSQAQAILDQLAQTKNPYNCSHGRPTLIHFSDQDVQKMFKRIQDPHQSRWKKRG from the coding sequence ATGGCACAAATTCAAAAATTAACACCAACGCTCAGTAATCAAATTGCCGCGGGCGAAGTCATTGAACGTCCTGCTTCGGTTGTGAAGGAATTAGTTGAAAACGCGCTGGATGCCAATGCATCACAGATTGATATTCAAATTAAAGATGCTGGTGTGACGCAGATTACCGTAGCCGACAATGGTACTGGTATTGCGAGTGACCAAGTGGAATTGGCTTTTTTGCCACATGCCACAAGTAAAATTAATTCCACACAGGATTTGTTTAATGTTAAAACTTTGGGATTTCGTGGTGAGGCATTAGCCAGCATTGCCGCGGTGGCTAAAGTTCGTATAATTACAAGTATTGATGCTAAAAGTGGCACTCAATTAGAGATTATTGGTGGGGAATTTCAAGCGCCAATGACTGTTGCAGCCACTAAGGGAACTATAATTACGGTTGAAGATTTATTTTATAATACGCCCGTGCGCTTAAAATATATTAAGACGTTAAATACGGAATTAAAACAAGTCGTGGATATTGTGAATCGGCTTGCTTTGGGGCATGCAAAGGTAGCTTTTACATTGACTAATGAAAAGAAAACCTTAATCAGAACATCGGGCAATGGGGATGTTCAGCAGGCAATGGCTGGTATTTATGGTCGCAAAACAGCTGCTGATTTGGTGGCTTGTCAGGCGCAAGATGCAGATTTTACGATTAAGGGTTACACCTCTTTGCCCAAGCAAACACGGGCTAATCGTAATTATCTTTCGTTGTTAGTCAATGGACGCTATATTAATAATTATCAGTTGAGTCAAGCTTGGTTAGCTGGTTATGGTTCTAAATTAATGGTGGGACGCTATCCGTTAGGTGTTTTGCAGATTACAGCTGCTCCGCTTTTAGTTGATGTAAATGTGCATCCTACCAAACGTGAGGTGCGGTTAAGTAAAGAACAGCAATTAGCTGCTTTAGTTGAGCAGGCGGTTTCCCAAGCGTTAGAATCTTTAAATTTGATTCCTGATGTACCTGTGGATCTCACGCACAAGAAGCAACCTGTATTGACTCCACTGACATTGCATCAGATTGCAGAGCCGGCAGGCCCACCGCAAGTGACAGAGCAATCGTTAATTGCACCCGATGCGTTACATTGGACGAGCATTTTTGACGATCCTAAACATTTAAAAGAATGGGATGAACGTTTGCAACAAGCAACGCCTGTTTGCCCAAGTTCACCGCAAGTGCCCGATTTTGCGGCACAGCTGGAAACAAATGCTGGACAACCTACTTTTCCACAGTTACAATTTTTGGCCCAAATTCATGAAACTTATTTGGTAGCGCAAAGTAGTGACGGCTTTTATTTAGTTGATCAACACGCTGCTCAAGAGCGGGTTAAATATGAGCAATATCGTGTACAAATGGGACAAGTTAGTGCATATCAACAAAAATTATTAGTCCCGTTAATTTTGGATTATTCTAATGCCGATACAGTTACTTTGAGCGATCACTTAGATTTGTTGAAACAAGTCGGTGTAGAAATTGCGCCATTTGGGCAGAATAGTTTTGTGGTCACGGCACATCCTGCTTGGATTCCTGCCGATCAAGAAGAAGCAACAATTCGAGAAATGATTGATTATATTTTGCAAGACGGTAAAATTGATATTGCTAAGTTTCGGGAACAAACAGCTATCACGATGAGTTGTAAGTTGTCGATTAAAGCAAATCATCATTTGGATCAATCACAGGCGCAGGCAATTTTGGATCAATTAGCGCAAACTAAGAATCCTTATAATTGTTCACACGGACGGCCAACATTGATCCATTTTAGTGATCAAGATGTGCAAAAAATGTTTAAGCGAATTCAAGATCCGCATCAGTCAAGATGGAAAAAGCGAGGTTAA